A window from Schistosoma haematobium chromosome 3, whole genome shotgun sequence encodes these proteins:
- a CDS encoding hypothetical protein (EggNog:ENOG410V8V7~COG:O~MEROPS:MER0000446~SECRETED:SignalP(1-16)) has protein sequence MIPALILNCLLPLSSGFVTRHFPWSTIKNPEFTYETRYFWTRVDHFSFVNDDKFFIKYLINNESFTPGGPIFFYTGNEGAIEIFAENSGFIWKLSQELNASVVFAEHRYYGTSLPFGNNSFKDRQHFGYLTAEQALADYVLLINQLKANYSCFASSPVIAFGGSYGGMLSAWIRQKYPNQIAGAIASSAPVWLFPGLSDCNGFSMTATNSFLKYGGENCVKNIQLSWSNIVDIGQSIDGKELLTHMFNICTPLTDVQNIIDYFSDFLGTISMVNYPYPANFLLALPEWPVKYLCTNLSAYDPQQPVVTRISLLAKAILSLTNYTGNQTCLDISTSSPSLDTTGWDLQTCMEMTTPMCASGPVNIMPPLNWDLKSFSISCQNRFGVSPRVEWPKVEFWSKSVHTITNIIFSNGEIDPWSALSITNNSYVPFATVINISDAAHHLDLRTPNPADPQSVIKAREIEKQKIIQWIKEWKLKYKLLKFFNSIRSFISLLDYLG, from the exons ATGATACCGGCTTTGATTCTCAATTGTTTATTACCTTTATCGTCCGGTTTCGTAACCAGACACTTTCCGTGGTCAACCATCAAGAATCCGGAGTTCACATATGAAACAAGATACTTTTGGACCAGG GTTGATCACTTTTCTTTCGTAAATGATGACAAGTTCTTTATCAAGTATCTAATTAACAACGAATCGTTCACTCCGGGTGGCCCGATATTTTTTTACACAGGAAATGAAGGTGCCATAGAAATATTTGCAGAGAACTCA GGGTTTATCTGGAAGCTTTCTCAAGAACTTAATGCTTCTGTTGTTTTTGCCGAACACCGGTATTACGGAACCTCTCTCCCATTCGGGAATAATTCTTTCAAA GACCGTCAGCACTTTGGTTACCTAACTGCAGAACAAGCGTTGGCTGATTATGTACTTCTAATTAATCAACTAAAAGCTAATTATTCATGCTTTGCTTCATCACCTGTAATCGCTTTCGGAGGATCCTATGGCGGTATGCTCTCTGCTTGGATCAGACAAAAGTACCCTAATCAAATTGCCGG TGCTATAGCTTCTTCTGCACCAGTATGGCTGTTTCCCGGATTATCTGACTGCAATGGTTTCAGTATGACAGCAACAAATAGCTTTTTGAAATATGGTGGCGAGAACTGTGTGAAGAATATACAACTTTCCTGGAGTAATATTGTAGACATAGGTCAAAGTA ttGATGGGAAAGAATTATTAACCCACATGTTTAACATCTGTACGCCTTTAACTGATGTTCAGAATATCATAGACTACTTCTCCGATTTTTTGGGAACGATATCTATGGTCAATTATCCTTACCCAGCCAACTTTCTGCTTGCTTTACCTGAATGGCCAGTCAAG TATTTGTGTACCAATTTATCTGCATACGACCCTCAACAACCAGTGGTAACCAGAATATCTTTATTAGCCAAGGCTATACTATCACTGACAAATTATACTGGGAATCAAACGTGTTTAGACATTTCAACGAGTTCGCCAAGTCTGGACACTACTGGATGGGATTTACAA ACTTGCATGGAGATGACAACACCTATGTGTGCATCAGGGCCGGTAAACATCATGCCTCCATTAAATTGGGATCTTAAGTCTTTCTCAATCTCTTGTCAAAATCGATTTGGTGTAAGTCCACGCGTTGAATGGCCAAAAGTTGAATTTTGGAGTAAATCAGTACATACTATTACCAACATAATTTTCAG CAATGGTGAAATTGATCCATGGTCAGCATTATCAATTACAAATAATAGTTATGTCCCATTTGCTACAGTCATTAATATCTCTGATGCTGCTCATCATTTAGATTTGAGAACTCCTAACCCGGCTGATCCTCAAAGTGTGATTAAAGCAAGAGAAattgaaaaacagaaaataatccAATGGATAAAAGAATGGAAACTTAAAtacaaattattgaaatttttcaATAGCATCAGATCATTCATCTCTTTACTAGATTACCTTGGCTAA